Proteins co-encoded in one Deferribacterota bacterium genomic window:
- the panB gene encoding 3-methyl-2-oxobutanoate hydroxymethyltransferase: MAKNPNKKITITDLKEKKYSDNKIACLTCYDYYSAKILDSCDIDLVLVGDSLGMVFKGEENTLSVTVDEIIYHTKAVKRGLKRAFLTADMPFGSYQKSREYALENAIRIIKEGGAEAVKLEGGVEVANIVRDLSNFGINVIAHIGLMPQYVHKLGGYKKQGKEDRVKNKLLEDALALEEAGASLIVLEGIYHDIASIITEKTKIPTIGIGAGSGCDGQILVFQDYLGINIDFIPPFVKKYANLAEDIKKATNKYIEEVKKGVFPQ, encoded by the coding sequence ATGGCTAAAAACCCTAATAAAAAGATAACAATTACAGATCTTAAAGAGAAAAAATATAGTGATAATAAAATAGCGTGCTTAACCTGTTATGATTATTATTCGGCAAAGATACTTGATAGCTGTGATATTGATCTTGTATTAGTTGGTGACTCTCTAGGTATGGTTTTTAAAGGTGAAGAAAATACATTATCAGTTACCGTTGATGAGATTATATATCATACAAAAGCTGTTAAAAGGGGTCTAAAAAGAGCTTTTTTAACTGCAGATATGCCCTTTGGTTCCTATCAGAAAAGCAGAGAATATGCACTTGAAAATGCAATTAGAATTATTAAAGAAGGTGGAGCTGAGGCAGTAAAATTAGAAGGGGGAGTTGAGGTTGCAAATATTGTGAGGGATTTGTCGAATTTTGGTATAAATGTAATAGCCCATATTGGTCTAATGCCTCAATATGTGCATAAATTAGGCGGTTACAAAAAACAGGGTAAAGAAGATAGGGTTAAAAATAAACTTTTAGAGGATGCTCTAGCACTAGAAGAAGCAGGGGCGTCTCTAATAGTATTAGAAGGCATATATCATGATATTGCATCAATTATAACAGAGAAAACTAAAATCCCAACAATAGGGATTGGTGCAGGTAGTGGTTGTGATGGCCAAATATTAGTTTTTCAAGATTATTTAGGAATAAATATTGATTTTATACCACCCTTTGTAAAAAAGTATGCTAACTTAGCTGAAGATATAAAAAAAGCAACTAATAAGTATATAGAGGAAGTAAAGAAAGGAGTCTTTCCTCAATAA
- a CDS encoding DNA/RNA non-specific endonuclease has protein sequence MGDVGRTDYFYTDASLPDDWYKIKYSDYTNGGLDRGHMCPSADRTKTVEDNKATFIMTNIVPQTAANNRGVWVNFENYLRDLVRNKNKEIYIIAGVYGSSGTIKDEEKVRIPLSTWKIAVILDNGDYDISRISDDTDVIAIVVPNKTSLDSDWKSYVHTVGYIEHLLTYDANNLNNYDFLSKVPDEIEKVIENKEFDGVVD, from the coding sequence ATGGGAGATGTAGGCAGAACAGACTATTTTTATACAGACGCTTCCCTACCAGATGATTGGTATAAGATTAAATATAGTGATTATACTAATGGTGGTTTAGATAGAGGGCATATGTGTCCTTCAGCTGATAGGACAAAAACAGTTGAAGATAATAAAGCTACTTTTATAATGACTAACATAGTTCCTCAAACAGCTGCTAACAATCGAGGAGTATGGGTAAATTTTGAAAATTATTTGAGAGATCTTGTTAGAAATAAAAACAAAGAGATTTATATTATTGCAGGAGTATATGGTTCTAGTGGAACAATAAAGGATGAAGAAAAGGTTAGAATACCACTTTCCACTTGGAAAATAGCAGTAATTTTAGATAATGGCGACTATGATATCTCAAGGATAAGTGATGATACAGATGTTATAGCAATAGTAGTTCCTAACAAAACCTCTCTTGATAGTGATTGGAAAAGTTATGTTCATACAGTTGGCTATATTGAACATTTACTTACATATGATGCTAATAATTTAAACAACTATGATTTTCTTTCTAAAGTTCCAGATGAAATAGAAAAGGTTATTGAGAATAAAGAATTTGATGGGGTTGTTGATTAG
- the queC gene encoding 7-cyano-7-deazaguanine synthase QueC: MSGGLDSTTLAYYIKSAGYNINGLSFNYGQKAIKELEVVKEITKRLKLKELKVVNIDLAATCGSALTSDIDVPKVINQNNFFPSENIPITYVPARNIIFLSIALAYAETIDAQKIFYGANCIDYSGYPDCRPAFIEAFNKLSEVGTKAGVNGKAIKIEAPFLYYSKEDIVKLALKLNVPIDITWSCYENNDKPCGRCESCLIRQRAIEEAIKEVDNY; the protein is encoded by the coding sequence ATGTCAGGCGGTCTTGATAGTACAACATTAGCTTATTATATAAAAAGTGCAGGTTATAATATAAACGGCTTATCCTTTAATTATGGTCAAAAGGCTATTAAAGAATTAGAAGTAGTAAAAGAAATAACAAAAAGACTTAAGCTAAAAGAATTAAAGGTTGTCAATATTGACTTAGCTGCCACCTGTGGCTCAGCACTTACCTCAGATATAGATGTTCCAAAAGTTATAAATCAGAACAATTTTTTCCCTAGCGAAAATATTCCAATAACTTATGTTCCTGCAAGAAATATTATATTTTTATCTATTGCGTTAGCCTATGCAGAGACAATAGATGCTCAAAAAATTTTTTATGGGGCAAACTGTATTGATTATTCTGGCTATCCAGATTGTAGGCCTGCCTTTATTGAAGCCTTCAATAAACTATCTGAAGTAGGTACAAAAGCAGGTGTTAATGGCAAGGCTATTAAGATTGAAGCGCCATTTTTATATTATAGTAAGGAGGATATAGTTAAATTAGCTTTGAAATTAAATGTTCCTATAGATATTACATGGAGCTGTTATGAAAATAATGATAAACCCTGTGGCAGATGCGAATCTTGCTTAATAAGACAAAGAGCCATAGAAGAAGCCATTAAGGAAGTTGATAACTACTAA
- a CDS encoding radical SAM protein: MAKTTNIKNKIYISEIFTSHQGEGILIGELMFFIRLSGCNLSCLWCDTKYANKEGKLLYIEEIVNKLKEVEWQKGRWICITGGEPLMQDNTYLLIKQLLELGYSILLETNGSYSIKNLINIDNLLISMDIKCPSSGEENNNRFSNINLLRVKDQLKFVINDERDFYYSQNIINKYNPRCSVIFQPQISYKSPAEFKWLFEKCKKEKIYAKIILQQHKIVFGEVRGV; this comes from the coding sequence ATGGCTAAAACTACAAACATAAAAAATAAAATCTATATTAGTGAAATTTTTACATCTCACCAAGGAGAGGGCATATTAATCGGTGAATTAATGTTTTTTATAAGATTGAGTGGTTGTAACCTATCCTGCCTATGGTGTGATACTAAATATGCAAATAAAGAGGGTAAATTATTATATATAGAAGAAATTGTAAACAAATTAAAAGAGGTTGAGTGGCAAAAGGGTAGGTGGATATGTATTACAGGCGGCGAACCACTCATGCAAGATAATACCTATTTATTGATTAAACAACTATTAGAATTGGGATATTCTATTTTGTTAGAGACTAACGGCAGTTATTCAATTAAAAATCTAATAAACATAGATAATCTATTAATAAGTATGGATATTAAATGTCCAAGCTCAGGAGAGGAAAACAATAATAGGTTTTCAAATATTAATCTCTTAAGGGTTAAGGATCAATTAAAATTTGTGATTAATGACGAAAGGGATTTTTATTATTCACAAAATATAATAAATAAATATAATCCTAGATGTAGTGTTATATTTCAACCACAAATTAGTTATAAATCCCCCGCTGAATTTAAATGGTTATTTGAGAAGTGTAAAAAGGAAAAAATATATGCTAAGATTATATTACAACAACACAAAATAGTATTTGGAGAGGTTAGAGGTGTCTAA